Proteins found in one Roseovarius pelagicus genomic segment:
- the serS gene encoding serine--tRNA ligase yields MHDIRAIRENPAAFDAALTRRPGVSPVSSDILALDEARRSKIAAAERAQADQNKASKEVGAAKASGDDAEFERLRALVGEKKAEVAEMQTEAKALDTQLSEMLMGIPNLPYDDTPEGADEADNVEIHRWGTPRTLDFAPKEHYEIPSVISGMDFETAAKLSGARFVVLSGAVARIHRALAQFMINTHIDQNGLTETWTPVLVRDEMMLGTGQLPKFGEDSYRTTNGWWLVPTAEVTLTNIVNGMTVDADYLPRRYVAHTQCFRSEAGSAGRDTAGMLRQHQFEKVEMVSVTHPDHSRDELDRMTGCAQGILEALGLAYRTVVLCTGDMGFGARRTHDIEVWLPGQNTYREISSVSVCGDFQARRMNARFKPAEGGKPQFLHTLNGSGLAVGRCLIAVLENGQQADGSVVLPEVIHPYLGGKSTLMVDGTLG; encoded by the coding sequence ATGCATGACATCCGTGCGATCCGCGAAAATCCTGCCGCCTTTGACGCCGCCCTGACGCGGCGTCCGGGGGTTTCGCCGGTCTCGTCCGATATCCTTGCTCTGGATGAAGCGCGCCGCAGCAAGATCGCGGCGGCAGAGCGGGCACAAGCCGACCAGAACAAAGCCTCCAAAGAGGTCGGCGCCGCCAAGGCCAGCGGCGATGATGCCGAATTCGAACGGCTTCGCGCGCTCGTCGGCGAGAAGAAGGCCGAAGTGGCCGAAATGCAGACCGAGGCCAAAGCGCTCGATACACAACTGTCCGAGATGCTGATGGGCATCCCCAATCTGCCATATGACGACACGCCCGAAGGCGCGGACGAAGCCGACAATGTGGAAATTCACCGCTGGGGCACACCTCGCACACTCGATTTCGCGCCCAAGGAACATTACGAAATCCCCAGTGTCATTTCCGGTATGGATTTCGAGACCGCAGCCAAGCTGAGCGGGGCACGCTTTGTCGTTCTCAGCGGTGCCGTAGCCCGCATTCACCGCGCACTGGCGCAGTTCATGATCAACACCCATATCGACCAGAACGGGCTGACCGAGACATGGACGCCTGTGCTGGTGCGCGATGAAATGATGCTGGGCACCGGACAACTGCCCAAGTTCGGCGAGGACAGCTATCGCACCACCAATGGCTGGTGGCTGGTGCCCACGGCCGAGGTCACCCTAACCAACATCGTGAACGGTATGACCGTGGATGCAGACTATCTGCCGCGCCGCTATGTGGCCCACACCCAGTGTTTCCGCTCGGAAGCGGGCAGCGCCGGGCGCGACACGGCTGGAATGCTGCGGCAGCACCAGTTTGAAAAGGTCGAGATGGTCAGCGTCACGCATCCTGATCACAGCCGTGACGAGCTGGACCGTATGACCGGCTGCGCCCAAGGCATCCTCGAGGCGCTTGGCCTCGCCTATCGCACCGTCGTGCTGTGTACCGGCGATATGGGGTTTGGCGCGCGTCGCACCCATGACATCGAGGTTTGGTTGCCCGGACAGAATACCTACCGCGAGATCAGCAGCGTGTCGGTCTGCGGCGATTTTCAGGCGCGCCGGATGAATGCCCGGTTCAAGCCCGCCGAAGGTGGCAAACCGCAATTCCTGCACACACTCAACGGGTCGGGACTGGCTGTCGGACGCTGTCTGATTGCCGTGCTGGAAAACGGACAGCAGGCCGATGGCTCGGTCGTATTGCCAGAGGTGATCCATCCCTATCTGGGCGGAAAATCGACACTGATGGTCGACGGCACTCTGGGCTGA
- a CDS encoding multidrug effflux MFS transporter produces MTLNSPAPLATTRTPLGFVEFVILMAFMVSITAMATDVMLPALDRIGSDLGVSDPNQTQLVISSLFLGFALGQALAGPMSDSFGRKPVIYGGYAIFLVGCALSLWAQSWEAMIAGRVLQGFGAAFPRIVTIALVRDGFAGREMARIMSVVMAVFILVPTIAPAVGQLVLAFSDWHAMFGVLIAMAVGACGWFALRQPETLPHDARRPFSLRSIQTGLVEVCASRVAIGYTVAAGLIFGAFLTYLSTAQQIFQQIYDTGPLFALYFAMAALAIGGASMVNSMLVMRLGMRSLTRTAMIGIAIASALFAGPVVMFDGVPPFWMFMLWLLVVFFCTGILFGNLNAIAMEPLGHIAGLGAALVGSGTTFISLPLAWYLGHLFDGGVLPLIGGFGVLASAALVVILWADRDENVAPAE; encoded by the coding sequence ATGACCCTGAATTCCCCCGCTCCATTAGCGACCACACGCACACCGCTCGGTTTTGTCGAGTTCGTGATTCTCATGGCATTCATGGTGTCGATCACCGCGATGGCCACCGATGTAATGCTACCTGCGTTGGACCGGATCGGCAGCGATCTGGGGGTTTCAGACCCTAATCAGACGCAGCTGGTGATTTCCTCGCTCTTTCTCGGATTCGCCTTGGGGCAGGCCTTGGCCGGGCCGATGTCGGACAGCTTTGGGCGCAAGCCGGTGATCTATGGCGGTTACGCGATCTTTCTCGTCGGGTGCGCCCTGTCGCTCTGGGCCCAAAGCTGGGAGGCGATGATCGCCGGGCGCGTGCTGCAAGGGTTCGGAGCCGCCTTTCCACGCATTGTCACGATCGCGTTGGTGCGGGACGGTTTTGCCGGACGCGAAATGGCTCGGATCATGTCGGTGGTGATGGCGGTATTCATCCTTGTACCCACGATTGCGCCCGCAGTCGGCCAGTTGGTGCTGGCCTTCAGCGATTGGCACGCGATGTTCGGCGTACTGATCGCAATGGCCGTCGGCGCATGCGGATGGTTTGCACTGCGCCAGCCCGAGACACTGCCACACGATGCGCGTCGGCCCTTTTCCCTACGCAGCATCCAGACCGGTCTGGTTGAAGTTTGCGCCTCTCGCGTCGCAATCGGCTATACCGTGGCGGCCGGGCTGATCTTTGGTGCGTTCCTGACCTATCTCAGTACAGCACAGCAGATATTTCAGCAGATCTATGATACCGGGCCCCTCTTTGCGCTTTACTTCGCCATGGCAGCACTCGCCATTGGCGGCGCCTCGATGGTCAACTCGATGCTGGTGATGCGCCTCGGCATGCGCTCGTTGACGCGCACTGCAATGATCGGAATCGCCATTGCATCAGCCCTCTTTGCCGGACCCGTAGTGATGTTCGATGGGGTGCCACCCTTCTGGATGTTCATGCTCTGGCTTCTGGTGGTTTTCTTCTGCACCGGCATTCTGTTCGGCAACCTCAATGCCATCGCGATGGAACCGTTGGGCCATATCGCGGGGCTTGGGGCGGCGCTGGTGGGTTCGGGCACTACATTCATATCGCTGCCGCTGGCATGGTATCTGGGGCATCTCTTTGACGGCGGCGTTCTGCCACTGATCGGCGGCTTCGGTGTGCTCGCATCAGCTGCACTCGTGGTGATCCTCTGGGCCGACCGGGACGAGAATGTCGCGCCTGCGGAATAA
- a CDS encoding ABC transporter substrate-binding protein translates to MSWLTRSGRPLPRSIVEQADHARDDGVSRREFLALASSFGASTATAYAMLGLSAPARADTGESEPSAANGAAVRIQMEVRPVGDPRSFDWFQAANVTRGWLEYLVTYENDGTFLPQLLQDWEISHDARRYTLRVRPGVTWNNGVPFTSADVARNIARWCDKSAPGNSMAGRFAVLVDPDTGQLIDGAVTTPDDLTVIVNLPRADISLIAGMADYPAAIVPAGFDPDNMMEAPIGTGPYLPERVTPGVGAVLVRNDSHRWWNAGNGAWMERIEFIDLGTDPASYAAAAEAGRIDMTHSVEGDFVEVFGGMDGWVENDIITAATIVIRPNQKAEVDGTTPYADVRVRRALQLAMSNEILLELGYSDRGILAENHHISPLHPEYTAMPLPEYDPAAARALMAEAGMADFEHELVSLDDNWRRNTADAAAALLRDAGINVRRTIVPGAIYWTNWMNFPFSTTDWGHRPLGVQTYALAYRSDEVWNEFGWANAEFDAALEEALATLDIDKRRALVGRCQKLLRDEGVTVQPFWRRLFNHTVEGLSGGEHHIGFEIRPAELRWV, encoded by the coding sequence ATGAGCTGGCTTACCCGTTCCGGTCGCCCCCTCCCCCGTTCGATCGTGGAGCAGGCAGACCACGCCCGCGACGATGGTGTGAGCCGTCGCGAATTTTTGGCGCTGGCCAGCAGCTTTGGTGCCAGTACCGCCACAGCCTATGCAATGTTGGGTTTGTCTGCCCCCGCGCGGGCCGATACCGGAGAATCTGAGCCAAGTGCCGCCAACGGCGCGGCCGTCCGAATCCAGATGGAAGTCCGGCCTGTCGGCGACCCACGCAGTTTTGATTGGTTTCAGGCCGCCAACGTTACAAGAGGTTGGCTGGAATACCTCGTCACGTATGAAAACGACGGCACGTTCCTGCCGCAACTGTTGCAAGATTGGGAAATCAGCCACGACGCCCGCCGTTACACACTGCGCGTACGCCCCGGCGTAACCTGGAACAATGGTGTTCCATTCACATCGGCTGACGTGGCGCGTAACATCGCGCGTTGGTGCGACAAGAGTGCGCCGGGCAATTCCATGGCCGGGCGTTTTGCGGTGTTGGTCGATCCCGATACCGGCCAGTTGATCGACGGTGCGGTCACGACCCCCGACGATCTGACCGTGATCGTCAACTTGCCCCGCGCAGACATTTCCTTGATCGCCGGCATGGCCGATTACCCAGCAGCCATTGTGCCCGCCGGATTCGATCCCGATAACATGATGGAGGCACCAATCGGCACCGGACCGTATCTGCCCGAACGCGTCACACCTGGCGTAGGTGCGGTTTTGGTGCGCAATGACAGCCACCGGTGGTGGAATGCCGGCAACGGTGCATGGATGGAACGGATCGAATTCATCGATCTGGGCACCGATCCCGCCAGCTATGCCGCCGCCGCCGAAGCCGGTCGGATCGACATGACCCATTCCGTAGAGGGTGATTTCGTCGAAGTTTTTGGCGGCATGGATGGCTGGGTCGAGAATGATATCATAACAGCCGCCACCATCGTGATCCGCCCCAACCAAAAGGCCGAAGTGGACGGCACCACACCCTACGCAGATGTCCGCGTGCGCCGCGCGCTACAACTGGCCATGAGCAACGAAATCCTGTTGGAGCTAGGATACTCTGATCGCGGTATCTTGGCAGAAAACCACCATATTTCCCCCCTGCATCCCGAATACACGGCCATGCCGCTGCCCGAATACGATCCCGCCGCCGCGCGCGCGCTGATGGCAGAGGCAGGTATGGCCGATTTCGAACACGAGCTTGTCTCGCTTGACGACAACTGGCGGCGCAACACCGCCGATGCTGCTGCTGCCCTGTTGCGAGATGCGGGCATCAACGTACGCCGCACGATCGTGCCCGGCGCGATCTATTGGACCAACTGGATGAATTTCCCCTTCAGTACGACGGATTGGGGCCACCGCCCGCTGGGGGTACAGACCTACGCGCTGGCCTATCGCTCTGATGAAGTCTGGAACGAATTTGGCTGGGCAAACGCCGAATTCGATGCAGCGTTGGAAGAGGCGTTGGCGACACTCGACATCGACAAACGCCGCGCACTGGTCGGTCGCTGTCAGAAACTGCTGCGCGACGAAGGGGTGACAGTACAACCATTTTGGCGCCGCCTGTTCAATCACACCGTCGAAGGGCTGTCAGGTGGCGAGCACCACATCGGCTTTGAAATCCGGCCCGCCGAATTGCGATGGGTCTGA
- a CDS encoding glutathione S-transferase family protein, whose product MKLPLRLHYAPDNASLIIRLALEELGCAYETVLVDRAIRAQDSADYRRINPNGLIPAIETPHGAIFETAAILLWLDEAYPGALAPHPGNPRRGDFLKWLIFLANTVHPALRMTFYADKYIGPDAKLEAALRARTQQNIARHLNTLDAHATGAVFGAPDPSLIDLYLAPMLRWMALYPTGGTGWFDLGQWPALYAITRSMDTRASTQRIAALEGLGPTPFSAPCLAAPPVGSAT is encoded by the coding sequence ATGAAACTACCACTCCGCTTGCATTATGCGCCCGATAACGCTTCGCTGATCATCCGCCTTGCGCTGGAGGAGTTAGGCTGCGCCTACGAAACTGTGCTGGTTGATCGTGCCATCCGGGCACAAGACAGCGCCGATTACCGCAGGATCAATCCAAACGGCCTGATTCCGGCCATCGAGACACCCCACGGCGCGATTTTCGAGACGGCCGCGATCCTGCTCTGGTTGGATGAAGCCTACCCTGGTGCTCTGGCCCCTCACCCCGGCAATCCACGTCGAGGCGATTTCCTGAAATGGCTGATCTTTTTGGCCAACACAGTACACCCCGCGCTCCGCATGACCTTCTACGCTGATAAATACATCGGCCCGGATGCAAAGCTGGAGGCCGCGTTGCGCGCCAGAACACAACAGAATATCGCCCGGCACCTGAATACACTGGATGCACATGCGACCGGCGCCGTCTTTGGTGCGCCAGACCCCAGCCTGATCGACCTCTACCTTGCCCCTATGCTGCGCTGGATGGCGCTTTATCCCACAGGGGGCACTGGCTGGTTCGACCTTGGTCAATGGCCTGCACTGTATGCGATCACGCGCTCCATGGACACGCGAGCGAGCACACAGCGCATTGCTGCACTGGAGGGGCTCGGGCCGACACCATTTTCCGCACCATGTCTGGCCGCGCCCCCTGTGGGCAGTGCAACCTGA
- the rpiA gene encoding ribose-5-phosphate isomerase RpiA, with product MTGELSPIDKAKFVAAKRAVDFVEDGMRVGLGTGSTAAWMVRCLGELVREDGLKIRGVPTSTRTAQLASEVGIEVISLDEAKWLDLTIDGADEFDGELNLIKGGGGALLQEKIVATASDQMIVIADAAKEVERLGAFPLPVEVIPFGWQTSRALIEEMLISVDVMGRDVSLRMNGTRPFVTDEGNHILDLHLGRIGNARQLAMVLNQIPGVVENGLFIDICDVVVIGYGDGRVEMRDINEGTVERDRLDFVESDNLFTDMMD from the coding sequence ATGACTGGGGAACTGTCGCCAATAGACAAGGCAAAATTCGTCGCCGCCAAGCGGGCAGTGGATTTTGTCGAGGATGGAATGCGCGTCGGCTTGGGGACCGGCAGTACTGCGGCGTGGATGGTGCGTTGTCTGGGTGAATTGGTGCGCGAGGATGGTCTGAAAATCCGCGGCGTGCCGACGTCGACGCGCACGGCGCAACTGGCCAGCGAAGTCGGAATCGAGGTGATCAGTCTTGACGAGGCCAAGTGGCTGGACCTGACGATTGATGGGGCGGATGAATTCGACGGTGAATTGAACCTGATCAAAGGTGGCGGCGGTGCGCTGTTACAGGAAAAGATCGTGGCGACGGCAAGCGACCAGATGATCGTGATCGCGGACGCGGCCAAAGAGGTGGAGCGGCTGGGGGCTTTTCCACTACCCGTCGAAGTGATCCCGTTTGGCTGGCAGACCAGTCGCGCGCTGATTGAGGAAATGTTGATCTCGGTCGATGTGATGGGGCGCGACGTATCATTGCGGATGAACGGCACGCGACCGTTCGTCACCGACGAAGGCAATCATATCCTTGACCTGCATCTGGGCCGGATTGGCAATGCTCGCCAACTGGCGATGGTATTGAACCAAATCCCCGGCGTGGTTGAAAATGGCTTGTTTATAGATATCTGCGATGTGGTCGTGATCGGCTATGGCGATGGCCGCGTCGAGATGCGCGACATCAATGAGGGTACGGTAGAGCGGGATCGCCTCGATTTTGTCGAGAGTGACAACCTTTTCACCGACATGATGGACTGA
- the gor gene encoding glutathione-disulfide reductase, which yields MSFDYDLFVIGGGSGGVRAARVAAAEGAKVALAEEDRYGGTCVIRGCVPKKLMVFASEYPDAIEDARAYGWTVHSGGFNWGDFSTKLRSELDRLEDVYRSILSGSGVTTYDARAVLKDAHTVSLSTGEVFTAKHILVASGGHPVRPDLPGAECGIVSDDIFHLETLPKSILIVGGGYIACEFACILNGLGVQVTQYYRGAQVLRGFDDEARGLVAEEMQQSGIDLHLGTNILEMAPTEGGCRVKSTNGTEKVFEQVFFATGRKPNTGGLGLAEAGVELGRNGEIIVDKFSQTAVPSIYAIGDVTDRVALTPVAIREGMAFVETVFKGNPTPVDHALIPTAIFTQPEVGTVGMTEEEAREQETVEIYCTSFKPMQQAFAGRQNRVLMKLVVSQKTRKVLGCHIVAPGAGEMIQLAGIAIKMGATKEDFDRTCAVHPTMSEEIVTMKTPIRTV from the coding sequence ATGAGTTTTGACTACGATCTATTCGTGATCGGCGGCGGATCCGGTGGGGTGCGTGCCGCGCGTGTGGCTGCCGCCGAAGGCGCCAAGGTCGCCTTGGCCGAAGAAGATCGGTATGGCGGTACGTGTGTTATTCGCGGCTGCGTGCCGAAAAAGCTGATGGTGTTCGCCAGCGAATATCCCGACGCGATAGAGGATGCGCGCGCCTATGGCTGGACTGTGCATTCCGGGGGCTTCAACTGGGGTGATTTCAGCACCAAGCTGCGGTCAGAACTGGACCGGCTGGAAGACGTTTATCGCAGTATTCTGTCCGGTAGCGGCGTTACCACCTATGACGCGCGCGCCGTGTTGAAGGATGCGCATACGGTCAGCCTGTCCACTGGCGAGGTCTTCACCGCCAAACACATTCTGGTGGCGTCGGGTGGTCATCCGGTGCGCCCTGATCTGCCGGGGGCTGAGTGTGGAATCGTCAGCGACGACATCTTTCATCTGGAAACTTTGCCGAAATCCATCCTGATCGTCGGAGGCGGCTATATCGCCTGCGAGTTTGCCTGTATCCTGAATGGGCTGGGCGTTCAGGTGACGCAGTATTATCGGGGCGCGCAGGTGTTGCGCGGTTTTGATGACGAGGCGCGCGGACTGGTAGCAGAAGAAATGCAGCAGTCAGGCATCGATTTGCATTTGGGCACCAATATCCTCGAAATGGCGCCAACAGAGGGCGGGTGCCGGGTGAAATCCACCAATGGCACGGAAAAGGTATTCGAACAGGTGTTTTTCGCCACCGGACGCAAACCGAACACGGGCGGACTGGGGCTGGCAGAGGCTGGGGTGGAATTGGGTCGCAATGGTGAAATCATTGTCGATAAATTCAGCCAGACCGCTGTGCCATCAATTTATGCCATCGGCGACGTGACCGATCGCGTGGCGCTGACGCCGGTCGCGATCCGCGAAGGCATGGCCTTTGTTGAAACCGTGTTCAAAGGCAATCCGACGCCAGTTGATCATGCGTTGATCCCCACCGCGATTTTTACCCAACCTGAGGTTGGAACGGTGGGGATGACCGAAGAAGAAGCTCGCGAACAGGAAACAGTCGAGATTTACTGTACCTCGTTCAAGCCGATGCAGCAGGCCTTTGCCGGGCGTCAGAACCGGGTGCTGATGAAGCTGGTCGTGAGTCAGAAAACGCGCAAGGTGTTAGGGTGTCATATCGTGGCGCCGGGTGCGGGCGAGATGATCCAGTTGGCGGGGATTGCAATCAAAATGGGCGCGACCAAGGAGGACTTTGACCGGACATGTGCGGTGCATCCGACCATGTCCGAAGAAATCGTGACCATGAAAACCCCTATTCGCACGGTTTGA
- the hflK gene encoding FtsH protease activity modulator HflK, translating to MAGQSGGPWGGGGNSGGGNGSGGDNRGNGGNRGGRRPPEGSSQIPEIDELMKKGQDQLRVLMGGRGGGGGTNGTGGGSGGPGLTRGTVFIGLLIAVGMWLFASFYTVKPEERAVELFLGEYHRTTGSGAHLAPWPFITYEKVAVTSERNEDIGVGVRGSEAGLMLTGDENIVDIDFQVVWNINDPAKYLFNLRDPRMTIRAVSESAMREIIAQSQLAPILNRDRGVIASRLEELIQSTLDSYDSGVDVIRVNFDKADPPQQVIDAFREVQAAEQQRDRLEKEADAYAARVLAQARGEAAQTLEEAEGYRARVVNEAEGEASRFSAVLTEYQKAPEITRKRLYLEAMEEVLGDMDKIILDENQGGGGQGIVPYLPLNELRRNSGEQ from the coding sequence ATGGCAGGACAGTCTGGCGGCCCTTGGGGCGGCGGCGGAAATTCAGGTGGCGGCAATGGCTCTGGTGGTGATAACCGCGGAAATGGCGGTAATCGGGGCGGACGTCGCCCACCAGAGGGTAGCAGTCAGATTCCCGAAATCGATGAACTGATGAAGAAAGGCCAAGATCAGTTGCGCGTGCTGATGGGCGGACGCGGTGGCGGCGGTGGCACGAACGGCACCGGCGGCGGCTCGGGCGGTCCGGGCCTGACACGCGGTACCGTCTTCATCGGGCTGTTGATCGCTGTCGGTATGTGGTTGTTCGCCAGCTTTTACACGGTCAAACCCGAAGAGCGCGCAGTTGAGCTGTTCTTGGGCGAGTATCACCGCACCACGGGATCAGGTGCGCATTTGGCACCGTGGCCATTCATCACCTACGAGAAGGTCGCAGTGACCAGCGAACGTAACGAGGATATCGGCGTGGGTGTACGCGGGTCCGAGGCGGGGCTGATGCTGACCGGCGACGAAAACATCGTCGATATTGATTTCCAAGTGGTTTGGAACATTAACGATCCGGCAAAGTATCTGTTTAACCTTCGCGATCCGCGCATGACCATCCGCGCTGTGTCTGAATCGGCCATGCGCGAGATCATCGCGCAATCGCAACTGGCCCCTATCCTGAACCGTGATCGGGGCGTGATTGCCTCGCGGCTCGAGGAATTGATCCAGTCCACACTGGACAGCTACGACAGCGGCGTGGACGTGATCCGTGTCAACTTTGACAAGGCTGATCCGCCGCAACAGGTGATTGACGCCTTCCGTGAAGTGCAGGCCGCTGAGCAGCAACGTGACCGGCTGGAAAAAGAGGCCGACGCCTACGCTGCCCGCGTTCTCGCGCAGGCGCGTGGTGAAGCTGCACAAACGCTGGAAGAGGCTGAAGGGTATCGTGCGCGTGTCGTGAACGAGGCCGAAGGTGAAGCAAGCCGGTTCTCCGCGGTTCTGACCGAGTATCAGAAAGCACCGGAGATCACCCGCAAGCGTCTCTATCTCGAAGCGATGGAAGAAGTGTTGGGCGATATGGACAAGATTATCCTCGACGAAAATCAGGGCGGCGGAGGTCAGGGCATTGTTCCTTATCTGCCACTCAATGAACTGCGCCGTAATTCGGGAGAACAATAA
- the hflC gene encoding protease modulator HflC, translating to MRKSAFFLPVLAVVVITALSSVFIVDEREKVLVLQFSKIIAVKEEPGLGFKIPLIQEVVRYDDRILSRDIDPLEVTPLDDRRLVVDAFARYRISEVQKFREAVGDGGIPFAENRLDSILRSKTREILGSVSSNDILSSDRAALMLRIRNAAIADANALGIEVVDVRLKRTDLPSQNLDATFARMRAEREREAADEVARGNEAAQRVRAQADRTQVEIVSDAKRQAEITRGEADAKSNAIFNQAFGADQEFFEFYRSLNAYRIALRGDNSSIVMSPDSEFFNYFNSVTAE from the coding sequence ATGCGGAAATCAGCTTTTTTCCTACCGGTGCTTGCTGTCGTTGTTATCACAGCACTCAGCTCGGTTTTTATCGTGGACGAGCGCGAGAAGGTTCTCGTGCTCCAGTTCTCTAAGATTATCGCGGTCAAAGAAGAGCCGGGACTTGGTTTCAAAATTCCGCTGATCCAAGAGGTCGTGCGTTATGATGACCGTATCCTGAGCCGCGACATCGACCCGCTGGAAGTCACGCCACTGGATGACAGGCGTCTGGTGGTGGATGCATTCGCGCGCTACCGGATATCCGAAGTGCAGAAGTTCCGTGAGGCCGTCGGTGATGGTGGTATTCCGTTCGCCGAAAACCGTCTGGATTCGATCCTGCGGTCGAAAACTCGTGAAATCCTCGGTTCGGTCAGTTCGAATGATATTCTCAGTTCTGACCGTGCCGCGCTGATGCTGCGTATTCGCAACGCCGCTATCGCCGACGCCAATGCGCTGGGGATCGAGGTGGTAGACGTACGGTTGAAGCGTACGGACCTGCCAAGTCAGAACCTTGACGCGACTTTTGCCCGGATGCGTGCTGAGCGCGAGCGGGAAGCCGCCGATGAGGTCGCTCGCGGTAACGAGGCGGCCCAGCGTGTCCGCGCGCAAGCGGACCGGACCCAAGTGGAGATCGTATCAGACGCCAAACGTCAGGCCGAAATCACACGAGGCGAGGCTGACGCCAAAAGCAACGCGATCTTTAACCAAGCGTTCGGAGCCGATCAGGAGTTCTTTGAATTCTATCGTTCACTGAATGCCTACAGGATCGCACTGCGCGGCGATAACTCTTCTATTGTGATGTCGCCAGATAGTGAATTCTTCAACTACTTCAACTCGGTAACGGCCGAGTAA
- a CDS encoding DUF2065 domain-containing protein, with translation MLGVAALALGLVLIVEGLVYALAPQIVERMLEALRSIPPEARRTIGMLALVSGLILVWLGKSLGA, from the coding sequence ATGTTGGGCGTTGCTGCGCTTGCCCTCGGGCTTGTGCTGATTGTGGAGGGGCTGGTCTATGCGCTGGCTCCTCAGATCGTTGAGCGGATGCTGGAGGCGCTGCGCAGCATTCCACCAGAGGCACGTCGCACCATTGGCATGCTGGCGCTGGTTTCCGGTCTCATTCTCGTCTGGTTGGGAAAATCTCTGGGTGCCTAA
- a CDS encoding DegQ family serine endoprotease produces MLMMAQTIAAQARPDSFADLAEKFSPAVVNITTSTVVATGTGPSPVVPEGSPFEDFFREFRDRSGNGDRPRRTSALGSGFVISEDGYIVTNNHVIESADEIIIEFYEGGELEAKVIGTDPKTDIALLKVEATTPLAFVPFGDSDTARVGDWVMAMGNPLGQGFSVSAGIVSARNRALSGTYDDYIQTDAAINRGNSGGPLFNMDGEVVGVNTAILSPNGGSIGIGFSMASNVVVRVVDQLREFGETRRGWLGVRIQDVTDDVAEAIGLEKAAGALVTDVPEGPAAEAGMLAGDVILSFDGKDVADTRELVRRVGNATVGKTVRMVVFRDGGTQTLKVTLGRREEAEGAVPAAQPGGDDADEGLTEKTMLGLTLVPLDTELREQLNLADSATGLVVRDIDEMSEAYEKGLRAGDLITEAGQQKLSGVTDLEERVSEAREAGRKSLLLLVRRDGEPRFVALSLEEKSAE; encoded by the coding sequence ATGCTGATGATGGCGCAGACCATTGCAGCACAGGCCCGGCCCGATAGCTTTGCGGACCTGGCGGAGAAGTTCAGCCCCGCAGTCGTCAACATTACCACATCGACAGTCGTAGCCACCGGTACCGGCCCCTCGCCAGTGGTGCCCGAAGGATCGCCGTTCGAGGATTTCTTTCGTGAATTTCGTGATCGCAGTGGCAATGGAGATCGACCGCGCCGCACGTCCGCGCTTGGCTCGGGCTTTGTCATTTCCGAAGACGGCTACATTGTCACCAACAACCACGTGATCGAAAGCGCTGACGAGATCATCATCGAGTTCTACGAAGGCGGTGAACTGGAAGCCAAAGTCATCGGCACTGACCCCAAAACGGATATTGCGTTGCTTAAGGTCGAGGCCACGACGCCGTTGGCTTTTGTGCCATTTGGCGACAGTGATACAGCGCGCGTTGGTGACTGGGTGATGGCCATGGGCAACCCGCTGGGGCAGGGATTTTCTGTCAGTGCGGGTATCGTTTCTGCGCGTAATCGGGCGCTCAGCGGTACATATGATGACTACATCCAGACGGATGCCGCGATCAACCGGGGTAACTCTGGCGGTCCTCTCTTTAACATGGACGGCGAGGTTGTCGGCGTAAACACAGCGATCCTCAGCCCCAACGGCGGCTCGATCGGTATCGGATTCTCGATGGCGTCGAACGTGGTTGTCCGGGTGGTCGATCAACTGCGCGAGTTCGGTGAAACGCGGCGCGGTTGGCTGGGTGTTCGTATTCAGGACGTGACAGATGACGTGGCTGAGGCGATCGGCCTTGAGAAAGCTGCTGGTGCGCTGGTGACGGACGTGCCGGAAGGCCCCGCCGCCGAAGCAGGTATGCTGGCTGGTGACGTGATCCTGTCATTCGATGGCAAGGATGTCGCGGATACACGCGAACTGGTGCGCCGTGTCGGCAACGCAACCGTCGGCAAGACCGTGCGCATGGTCGTCTTTCGTGACGGCGGAACGCAAACGCTGAAAGTAACGCTGGGCCGTCGTGAAGAGGCCGAGGGCGCAGTCCCCGCCGCACAGCCGGGCGGTGATGATGCAGACGAAGGTTTGACCGAGAAAACCATGCTGGGTTTGACACTGGTGCCGCTCGATACGGAGTTGCGCGAGCAACTGAACCTTGCCGACAGTGCGACGGGCCTGGTGGTGCGCGACATTGATGAGATGTCCGAGGCCTATGAGAAAGGCTTGCGTGCAGGTGATTTGATCACCGAAGCAGGACAGCAAAAATTGTCCGGTGTAACCGACCTTGAAGAGCGCGTGTCCGAGGCCCGCGAGGCGGGACGGAAATCGTTGCTGCTGCTGGTTCGCCGCGATGGAGAGCCGCGCTTCGTGGCGCTTTCTCTGGAAGAAAAATCAGCCGAGTAA